One Eleginops maclovinus isolate JMC-PN-2008 ecotype Puerto Natales chromosome 22, JC_Emac_rtc_rv5, whole genome shotgun sequence DNA segment encodes these proteins:
- the si:ch211-195b21.5 gene encoding uncharacterized protein si:ch211-195b21.5 isoform X2, with the protein MYHRGKPAHGRPPFRPRTPHGPPFRHGGPCSAPPPGHLPPARCGPFSATSPDNYYLLHRPPRGHFMRPQCRSFSIDHSTVVAVGGGQQIVPQPLHIPIPKWNTTPVERPPDSSDQAGEEFLRCIATNKPLPDYLKGNMAYNLADAFMSASVLNEAMKSNPGIQKHASRSRSRSQSRCRSRCRSRGKSRAKSRAISNSRSPDRSRGRSKSCARGKSRPRSKSRARSKSRARRGSRARSKSRARSKSRARSKSRARSKSRVRSRSLSPSKKSHVRSKSRVRRSKSRSSSVERRRGKDQKRKRCTSPHFSSSVGISHNLTGNSLLKGLKVVMNSKELVERMPTLRDAILAIQGSDESKKVERVCAELRQQRHDSNDNSSSLENDSMLLPHDRVGSDFSWLQAQSQEDSTVVKAEELEDEESFLYGNEETGGRPTKTSSTTLFAAYKPQGMDNSGSQQNKTLYSSFGDLLDLKQTLQRTSSSVASASLDSSECEKIKNILKSLDTAEVSKIKGKMQGQKVEKQPSPAPSSSERTAAALALPALGNPNVRQALESLQSLIKATKEKRERRDGSGSSQTFSDNHKARDNDEGKNDKQTRMKKIESLVKELEVLLKQDGLSFLSPVIGFYCQKCEEFIGDLSSAETHAAIHRHGNSGSKVREDRNAEDHLSGSSAHPQPSDGRDHRSSDYRESAEHRSHRDPQRDWRDDREHRSKNHNEGRSHGDTQGNMSLKEEMRKESLLITVSRGQTPPPKWRPKEEVNKDLNIGSHNKIKVEDTDGKGSKSKGSIEKKGKVKDGSSDSSDDDKGKTQKDKSLKKKKKKKKDKKKKKDQS; encoded by the exons ATGTACCACCGGGGTAAACCTGCACATGGCCGGCCGCCGTTCAGACCTCGAACCCCCCATGGTCCTCCTTTCAGACACGGAGGGCCCTGTAGTGCCCCCCCCCCTGGACACTTACCACCTGCACGTTGTGGACCCTTTTCAGCCACATCGCCGGATAACTACTATCTCCTCCACAGGCCACCAAGAGGTCATTTCATGAGA CCCCAATGTAGAAGCTTCTCCATAGACCATAGTACAGTGGTTGCTGTGGGAGGCGGCCAGCAGATCGTCCCACAACCACTGCATATTCCCATCCCAAAGTGGAATACCACTCCCGTTGAACGTCCTCCAGACAGCAG TGACCAAGCCGGTGAGGAATTCCTGAGATGCATCGCAACAAACAAGCCTTTGCCAGACTATCTCAAAGGGAACATGGCATACAACCTGGCTGATGCTTTTATGTCGGCAAGTGTCCTGAACGAAGCGATGAAATCAAACCCTGGGATCCAAAAGCATGCATCCAGGAGCAGAAGCCGCAGTCAAAGTCGCTGTCGAAGTCGCTGTCGAAGCCGTGGAAAATCTCGAGCCAAGAGCCGTGCAATAAGCAATAGCCGATCGCCAGACCGAAGCAGAGGACGGAGCAAAAGTTGTGCTCGGGGCAAGAGTCGGCCAAGAAGCAAAAGCAGGGCCAGGAGCAAGAGCAGGGCCAGGAGAGGGAGCAGGGCCAGGAGCAAGAGCAGGGCCAGGAGCAAGAGCAGGGCCAGGAGCAAGAGCAGAGCCAGGAGCAAGAGCAGGGTCCGCAGTAGGAGTCTGAGTCCAAGCAAGAAGAGTCATGTACGGAGCAAAAGCCGGGTCAGGAGGTCCAAGTCACGAAGCAGCAGTGTTGAAAGGAGGCGTGGGAAAGACCAAAAGAGGAAGAGGTGCACCAGCCCGCACTTTAGCAGCAGTGTGGGCATCAGTCATAATCTGACAGGAAATAGTCTGTTGAAAGGACTGAAGGTGGTCATGAACAGCAAAGAACTGGTGGAGCGGATGCCCACCCTCAGAGATGCCATCCTCGCTATTCAG GGTTCAGATGAAAGCAAAAAAGTGGAGCGTGTTTGTGCAGAGCTCAGACAGCAGCGACATGACAGCAATGACAATTCATCGTCACTGGAAAATGACAGTATGCTGCTTCCTCATGACAGAGTAGGGAGCGACTTCTCTTGGCTGCAGGCGCAGAGTCAGGAGGACTCCACAGTCGTGAAGGCTGAGGAGCTTGAAGATGAAGAGTCTTTCTTGTACGGTAATGAAGAGACCGGAGGAAGACCAACCAAAACATCCTCTACCACACTTTTTGCAGCATACAAACCACAGGGAATGGATAATTCAGGCAGTCAACAGAACAAGACCCTTTACAGTAGCTTTGGGGATCTGCTTGATCTGAAGCAAACCCTTCAAAGGACTTCATCAAGCGTAGCCTCCGCCAGTCTGGACAGCAGTGAGTGTGAGAAGatcaaaaacatattaaaaagtCTAGACACAGCAGAAGTCAGCAAGATCAAGGGGAAGATGCAGGGTCAAAAGGTGGAGAAGCAGCCATCTCCTGCACCTTCCAGTTCAGAGCGGACCGCAGCTGCCTTAGCACTGCCCGCGCTGGGTAACCCTAACGTACGGCAAGCTCTGGAGTCCCTACAGTCACTGATCAAAG CAACGAAGGAGAAACGTGAAAGAAGAGATGGCAGTGGCTCATCGCAGACGTTCTCTGATAATCACAAG GCACGTGACAATGATGAAGGGAAGAATGACAAACAAACCCGGATGAAAAAAATTGAATCCTTGGTGAAAGAGCTGGAAGTACTGCTGAAACAGGATG GATTGAGTTTCCTGTCGCCAGTGATTGGGTTTTACTGTCAGAAATGTGAGGAGTTCATTGGAGATTTGAGTAGTGCTGAAACCCATGCAGCCATCCACCGCCATGGAAACTCAGGCAGT AAAGTGCGGGAGGACAGGAATGCTGAAGACCATTTGAGCGGCAGCTCTGCGCATCCACAGCCCTCAGACGGGAGGGACCACAGGAGCTCTGACTACAGAGAGTCAGCAGAGCACAGGAGTCACAGGGACCCCCAGCGAGACTGGAGGGACGACAGAGAGCACAGAAGCAAAAACCACAATGAAGGCAGGAGCCACGGGGACACCCAGGGAAACATGTCCTTGaaagaggagatgaggaaggaGAGTCTCCTCATTACCGTGTCCCGTGGACAGACCCCTCCTCCTAAGTGGAGGCCCAAAGAGGAGGTAAACAAAGATCTGAACATCGGAAGTCATAACAAAATTAAAGTGGAAGACACTGACGGCAAGGGAAGTAAATCCAAGGGCAGcatagaaaaaaaaggcaaagtaaaAGATGGAAGCAGCGACAGCAGTGATGATGACAAAggtaaaacacagaaagacaaatcccttaaaaagaaaaagaagaagaagaaggataagaagaaaaagaaggatcAGTCCTAA
- the si:ch211-195b21.5 gene encoding transcription initiation factor TFIID subunit 1 isoform X1 — protein sequence MYHRGKPAHGRPPFRPRTPHGPPFRHGGPCSAPPPGHLPPARCGPFSATSPDNYYLLHRPPRGHFMRPQCRSFSIDHSTVVAVGGGQQIVPQPLHIPIPKWNTTPVERPPDSSDQAGEEFLRCIATNKPLPDYLKGNMAYNLADAFMSASVLNEAMKSNPGIQKHASRSRSRSQSRCRSRCRSRGKSRAKSRAISNSRSPDRSRGRSKSCARGKSRPRSKSRARSKSRARRGSRARSKSRARSKSRARSKSRARSKSRVRSRSLSPSKKSHVRSKSRVRRSKSRSSSVERRRGKDQKRKRCTSPHFSSSVGISHNLTGNSLLKGLKVVMNSKELVERMPTLRDAILAIQGSDESKKVERVCAELRQQRHDSNDNSSSLENDSMLLPHDRVGSDFSWLQAQSQEDSTVVKAEELEDEESFLYGNEETGGRPTKTSSTTLFAAYKPQGMDNSGSQQNKTLYSSFGDLLDLKQTLQRTSSSVASASLDSSECEKIKNILKSLDTAEVSKIKGKMQGQKVEKQPSPAPSSSERTAAALALPALGNPNVRQALESLQSLIKATKEKRERRDGSGSSQTFSDNHKARDNDEGKNDKQTRMKKIESLVKELEVLLKQDGLSFLSPVIGFYCQKCEEFIGDLSSAETHAAIHRHGNSGSQKVREDRNAEDHLSGSSAHPQPSDGRDHRSSDYRESAEHRSHRDPQRDWRDDREHRSKNHNEGRSHGDTQGNMSLKEEMRKESLLITVSRGQTPPPKWRPKEEVNKDLNIGSHNKIKVEDTDGKGSKSKGSIEKKGKVKDGSSDSSDDDKGKTQKDKSLKKKKKKKKDKKKKKDQS from the exons ATGTACCACCGGGGTAAACCTGCACATGGCCGGCCGCCGTTCAGACCTCGAACCCCCCATGGTCCTCCTTTCAGACACGGAGGGCCCTGTAGTGCCCCCCCCCCTGGACACTTACCACCTGCACGTTGTGGACCCTTTTCAGCCACATCGCCGGATAACTACTATCTCCTCCACAGGCCACCAAGAGGTCATTTCATGAGA CCCCAATGTAGAAGCTTCTCCATAGACCATAGTACAGTGGTTGCTGTGGGAGGCGGCCAGCAGATCGTCCCACAACCACTGCATATTCCCATCCCAAAGTGGAATACCACTCCCGTTGAACGTCCTCCAGACAGCAG TGACCAAGCCGGTGAGGAATTCCTGAGATGCATCGCAACAAACAAGCCTTTGCCAGACTATCTCAAAGGGAACATGGCATACAACCTGGCTGATGCTTTTATGTCGGCAAGTGTCCTGAACGAAGCGATGAAATCAAACCCTGGGATCCAAAAGCATGCATCCAGGAGCAGAAGCCGCAGTCAAAGTCGCTGTCGAAGTCGCTGTCGAAGCCGTGGAAAATCTCGAGCCAAGAGCCGTGCAATAAGCAATAGCCGATCGCCAGACCGAAGCAGAGGACGGAGCAAAAGTTGTGCTCGGGGCAAGAGTCGGCCAAGAAGCAAAAGCAGGGCCAGGAGCAAGAGCAGGGCCAGGAGAGGGAGCAGGGCCAGGAGCAAGAGCAGGGCCAGGAGCAAGAGCAGGGCCAGGAGCAAGAGCAGAGCCAGGAGCAAGAGCAGGGTCCGCAGTAGGAGTCTGAGTCCAAGCAAGAAGAGTCATGTACGGAGCAAAAGCCGGGTCAGGAGGTCCAAGTCACGAAGCAGCAGTGTTGAAAGGAGGCGTGGGAAAGACCAAAAGAGGAAGAGGTGCACCAGCCCGCACTTTAGCAGCAGTGTGGGCATCAGTCATAATCTGACAGGAAATAGTCTGTTGAAAGGACTGAAGGTGGTCATGAACAGCAAAGAACTGGTGGAGCGGATGCCCACCCTCAGAGATGCCATCCTCGCTATTCAG GGTTCAGATGAAAGCAAAAAAGTGGAGCGTGTTTGTGCAGAGCTCAGACAGCAGCGACATGACAGCAATGACAATTCATCGTCACTGGAAAATGACAGTATGCTGCTTCCTCATGACAGAGTAGGGAGCGACTTCTCTTGGCTGCAGGCGCAGAGTCAGGAGGACTCCACAGTCGTGAAGGCTGAGGAGCTTGAAGATGAAGAGTCTTTCTTGTACGGTAATGAAGAGACCGGAGGAAGACCAACCAAAACATCCTCTACCACACTTTTTGCAGCATACAAACCACAGGGAATGGATAATTCAGGCAGTCAACAGAACAAGACCCTTTACAGTAGCTTTGGGGATCTGCTTGATCTGAAGCAAACCCTTCAAAGGACTTCATCAAGCGTAGCCTCCGCCAGTCTGGACAGCAGTGAGTGTGAGAAGatcaaaaacatattaaaaagtCTAGACACAGCAGAAGTCAGCAAGATCAAGGGGAAGATGCAGGGTCAAAAGGTGGAGAAGCAGCCATCTCCTGCACCTTCCAGTTCAGAGCGGACCGCAGCTGCCTTAGCACTGCCCGCGCTGGGTAACCCTAACGTACGGCAAGCTCTGGAGTCCCTACAGTCACTGATCAAAG CAACGAAGGAGAAACGTGAAAGAAGAGATGGCAGTGGCTCATCGCAGACGTTCTCTGATAATCACAAG GCACGTGACAATGATGAAGGGAAGAATGACAAACAAACCCGGATGAAAAAAATTGAATCCTTGGTGAAAGAGCTGGAAGTACTGCTGAAACAGGATG GATTGAGTTTCCTGTCGCCAGTGATTGGGTTTTACTGTCAGAAATGTGAGGAGTTCATTGGAGATTTGAGTAGTGCTGAAACCCATGCAGCCATCCACCGCCATGGAAACTCAGGCAGT CAGAAAGTGCGGGAGGACAGGAATGCTGAAGACCATTTGAGCGGCAGCTCTGCGCATCCACAGCCCTCAGACGGGAGGGACCACAGGAGCTCTGACTACAGAGAGTCAGCAGAGCACAGGAGTCACAGGGACCCCCAGCGAGACTGGAGGGACGACAGAGAGCACAGAAGCAAAAACCACAATGAAGGCAGGAGCCACGGGGACACCCAGGGAAACATGTCCTTGaaagaggagatgaggaaggaGAGTCTCCTCATTACCGTGTCCCGTGGACAGACCCCTCCTCCTAAGTGGAGGCCCAAAGAGGAGGTAAACAAAGATCTGAACATCGGAAGTCATAACAAAATTAAAGTGGAAGACACTGACGGCAAGGGAAGTAAATCCAAGGGCAGcatagaaaaaaaaggcaaagtaaaAGATGGAAGCAGCGACAGCAGTGATGATGACAAAggtaaaacacagaaagacaaatcccttaaaaagaaaaagaagaagaagaaggataagaagaaaaagaaggatcAGTCCTAA
- the fam98a gene encoding protein FAM98A has product MENDTLVSLEDLGYQGPLLEDGALDGAVSSGAASPEFTKLCSWITSELRLYCQLEENVHATNCPSEADAFQLEMSGLLSELACPYPVLTSGDITQRFLNSTDCLLLLTFLVSELEASRMILVNKPEKKTQESGSPMFQELKGICMALGMSKPPANITMFQFFSGIEKKLKEAMCKVPPHHVGEPLMKKALGPVHVEKIEAINQALVNEYEMRRKMLLKRLDVTVQSFGWSGRAKTHAEKLASVYQPLRSVLSTKSNISVAHLLAARQDFSVILRTSSGRIREKTACAINKVLMGRVPDRGGRPCEIEAPPPEMPSWQKRQDAPQGGGHYGGSGHGGGRGGYDNYSQGGRGGYERGGGRGGGGRGGKVQGGWGEGGGGGRGSYNQGHYQDGGGHQGGGGRGGYGGGNNQAGFQDSAYHGGGGHHENYQQERGAGRGGRGGRGRGGRGGAGGGGGGGGGGQGGGWGGRGGQNLNQGGQFEQFFQHGGQHYNQAGFNQGRQYTS; this is encoded by the exons ATGGAGAATGATACTCTCGTCTCTCTTGAAGATTTAGG gtaccAGGGCCCTCTGTTGGAGGATGGAGCTCTGGATGGTGCAGTGAGCAGCGGAGCAGCTTCCCCTGAGTTCACTAAGCTCTGTTCCTGGATCACCTCAGAGCTGAGACTCTACTGCCAGCTGGAGGAGAATGTCCACGCCACGAACT GTCCGAGCGAGGCCGATGCCTTCCAGCTGGAGATGAGCGGCCTGCTGTCGGAGCTCGCCTGTCCTTACCCTGTCCTCACCAGCGGAGACATCACCCAGAGGTTCCTGAACAGCACCGACTGCCTGCTGCTCCTCA CCTTCCTGGTGTCTGAGCTGGAGGCGTCGAGGATGATCCTGGTTAATAAGCCTGAAAAGAAAACCCAGGAGTCGGGCAGCCCCATGTTCCAGGAGCTGAAGGGCATCTGCATGGCCCTGGGCATGTCCAAGCCTCCAGCAAACATCACCATGTTCCAGTTCTTCAGCGGCATAGAGAAGAAG CTGAAAGAAGCCATGTGTAAAGTCCCACCACATCACGTAGGAGAGCCTCTGATGAAGAAGGCCCTTGGACCTGTGCACGTG GAAAAAATTGAAGCTATCAACCAGGCACTTGTGAACGAGTATGAAATGAGGAGGAAAATGTTGTTGAAGCGTCTCGATGTGACCGTGCAGTCCTTCGGCTGGTCTGGCCGAGCCAAG ACGCATGCTGAGAAGTTGGCCAGTGTTTACCAACCGCTGCGTTCTGTTCTCAGCACCAAATCTAACATCTCTGTGGCTCACCTCCTCGCCGCTCGACAAGACTTCTCAGTGATCCTGCGCACGAGCAGCGGCAGGATCCGGGAGAAGACAGCGTGTGCCATTAATAAG GTTCTAATGGGCCGAGTTCCAGACAGGGGGGGCCGCCCCTGTGAGATCGAGGCTCCTCCCCCAGAGATGCCCTCCTGGCAGAAGCGTCAGGATGCCCCCCAAGGCGGAGGACACTACGGTGGGAGTGGGCACGGAGGCGGAAGGGGGGGCTACGACAACTACTCCCAAGGTGGCCGTGGAGGatatgagagaggaggaggtagaggaggaggtggcagaGGGGGAAAGGTGCAGGGAGGCTGgggagaaggaggtggaggagggagaggctCCTACAACCAGGGCCACTATCAAGATGGAGGAGGtcatcaggggggaggagggagagggggctACGGAGGAGGGAACAACCAAGCAGGCTTTCAGGACTCCGCTTACCACGGAGGAGGTGGTCACCATGAAAATTACCAACAGGAGAGAGGCGCGGGTCGAGGAGGTCGCGGGGGCAGGGGAAGAGGAGGccgaggaggagcaggaggaggaggaggaggaggaggaggaggacaaggtGGAGggtggggagggagaggggggcagAATTTGAATCAAGGAGGACAGTTTGAACAGTTCTTCCAACACGGCGGGCAGCACTACAACCAAGCTGGCTTTAATCAAGGCCGACAATACACCAGTTGA